Proteins encoded in a region of the Candidatus Nezhaarchaeota archaeon genome:
- a CDS encoding FAD-binding oxidoreductase: MKPSPEDKIEDLRGIVGPENVIDSKPALLIYARDASPMRGKIPLAVVRPSTTEEVQRIVMWANETRTPIYPRSSGTSLWGAVPVVDGSVVVDLAKMNRVIRIDERNLLCIVEPAITFGELEAILAKRGFKFIMSPENGMGATVGGNFASHGTGWGAGPNSSNQGECVLGCKVVLPTGEILTTGSMANPNSHGPFYRYALGNDLTGLFCGSEGTLGIITELALKIEEASGALGFATFGYDSLEALGEAVYRVRRMRIPTIYAYISTSWTLNMLFPEKAPWQHTIKFVIEANNKDILNIELNRLMEAAGKDGTYLGPQLAEETWRERYRWVGLFGYKLGMRAALPMHIPIGEVGPYLREIEKISRDIKDKYGLKVGAGGFVCDRSVVVIVVTYFNPSSKQESELALKAWHEIKNKLLELGACPYRMGALWADQMPKFGEYYKLLKKLKKLLDPNNIMSPGIMGL; the protein is encoded by the coding sequence ATGAAGCCATCTCCTGAGGATAAGATTGAAGATCTTAGGGGCATAGTAGGTCCAGAGAACGTTATTGATAGCAAGCCAGCTCTCCTCATATATGCTAGGGATGCTAGCCCAATGAGGGGGAAGATACCACTAGCAGTTGTAAGGCCCTCAACAACTGAAGAAGTTCAGAGGATCGTCATGTGGGCTAACGAGACTAGAACACCAATATACCCTAGAAGTAGTGGTACAAGCTTGTGGGGCGCTGTCCCAGTTGTTGATGGCAGCGTCGTAGTTGACTTAGCTAAAATGAATAGGGTCATAAGAATAGATGAGAGGAACCTCCTCTGCATAGTTGAACCAGCAATCACGTTCGGTGAGCTTGAAGCGATCCTAGCTAAAAGAGGCTTTAAGTTCATAATGAGCCCCGAGAACGGTATGGGTGCAACTGTTGGAGGGAACTTTGCAAGTCATGGAACTGGCTGGGGCGCAGGCCCCAACTCATCAAATCAAGGAGAATGCGTGTTGGGGTGCAAAGTTGTCCTCCCAACAGGTGAAATATTAACAACTGGCAGCATGGCAAATCCCAACTCTCACGGACCATTCTATCGCTATGCCCTAGGCAACGACTTAACAGGTCTATTCTGTGGGTCCGAGGGAACCCTAGGCATAATAACAGAGCTAGCCCTCAAGATAGAGGAAGCAAGCGGTGCACTTGGCTTCGCAACGTTTGGATACGATAGTCTAGAAGCTCTTGGAGAGGCAGTGTATAGAGTTAGGAGGATGAGGATACCAACAATATACGCCTACATATCCACTAGCTGGACCCTAAACATGCTCTTCCCAGAGAAAGCACCTTGGCAACACACAATAAAGTTCGTGATAGAAGCAAACAACAAGGACATCTTGAACATCGAGCTCAACAGGCTCATGGAGGCCGCGGGCAAAGATGGAACATACCTAGGACCTCAACTCGCTGAGGAAACGTGGAGAGAGAGGTATAGATGGGTCGGCCTCTTCGGCTATAAACTCGGAATGAGAGCTGCACTACCAATGCACATACCGATAGGAGAAGTAGGACCCTACTTAAGGGAGATAGAGAAGATATCCCGCGACATCAAGGATAAGTACGGATTAAAGGTTGGTGCTGGAGGATTCGTTTGTGATAGAAGCGTAGTGGTCATAGTTGTAACCTACTTCAATCCAAGCAGCAAGCAGGAAAGCGAATTAGCATTAAAAGCTTGGCATGAAATCAAGAATAAGCTCCTAGAGCTTGGAGCATGCCCCTATAGAATGGGAGCCTTATGGGCCGATCAAATGCCAAAATTTGGAGAGTACTACAAGCTACTAAAGAAGTTGAAGAAGCTACTAGACCCCAATAACATCATGTCCCCGGGCATAATGGGCCTATGA
- a CDS encoding heterodisulfide reductase-related iron-sulfur binding cluster produces the protein MVILENYAKQIYRCARCGWCRTSVFADQGIQKICPIYEYHPKGPWEFFTARGRLAIAQGLLEGEIDVTRDLVEIIYSCTTCGACHEICVIHFPVVMKVSSVDELDQVKVFEAMRAEVFKRAPEMLLEPHRRIAERISTHRNPYGEPHEKRFTWLPAVYSLPKQGGIVYFTGCTSPYRHPEICESTIKVLNKAGITPAIIDEWCCGSVLLRTGQWDYVKTLAEHNLEELKRSKAKKIIASCAGCYRTLKLDYPELLGSKWDFEVLHVTELIWDLIERGRLSISGRLNQKVTYHDPCHLGRHGGVYDPPRNIIESIPGIEFVEMKPTKQYAICCGGGGGVKSGFNELALRIGLTTVNRAKETDADILISACPFCKRNIVEAIELSRADIKFHDITEVLAKVV, from the coding sequence ATGGTAATCTTAGAGAATTACGCCAAGCAAATCTATAGGTGTGCTAGATGTGGATGGTGTAGAACCTCGGTCTTTGCGGATCAAGGGATACAGAAGATATGCCCAATATACGAGTACCACCCTAAGGGGCCTTGGGAGTTCTTCACAGCTAGAGGCAGACTCGCCATAGCTCAAGGCCTCCTCGAAGGCGAGATAGACGTTACAAGAGACCTAGTCGAGATAATTTATAGTTGCACAACGTGCGGTGCATGCCACGAGATATGTGTCATACACTTCCCAGTGGTCATGAAGGTTTCAAGCGTAGATGAGCTGGACCAGGTAAAGGTCTTTGAGGCTATGCGAGCTGAAGTATTCAAGAGGGCTCCTGAAATGCTCCTCGAACCACATCGCCGTATAGCGGAGAGGATATCAACGCATAGGAACCCATACGGTGAACCTCACGAAAAGCGATTTACATGGCTTCCAGCAGTCTACAGTCTCCCTAAACAAGGGGGCATCGTCTACTTTACGGGCTGCACATCACCCTACAGGCACCCCGAGATATGTGAGAGCACGATTAAGGTCTTAAACAAGGCTGGAATAACCCCAGCCATAATCGATGAGTGGTGCTGTGGATCTGTCCTACTGAGAACCGGTCAATGGGATTACGTGAAGACTCTTGCTGAGCACAACCTTGAGGAACTTAAAAGATCTAAAGCCAAGAAGATCATTGCTTCATGCGCAGGCTGCTATAGAACCCTAAAGCTCGATTACCCAGAGCTCTTAGGAAGTAAATGGGACTTTGAGGTACTCCACGTAACCGAGCTCATCTGGGATTTAATTGAGAGAGGTAGGCTATCAATCTCAGGGCGCTTGAATCAGAAAGTAACATACCACGATCCATGCCACCTCGGTAGGCACGGTGGAGTCTACGACCCCCCAAGAAACATAATAGAAAGCATCCCAGGCATAGAATTCGTTGAGATGAAGCCAACAAAGCAATATGCAATATGTTGTGGTGGAGGTGGAGGCGTAAAATCCGGCTTCAATGAGCTGGCCTTAAGGATAGGGCTAACAACAGTTAATAGGGCTAAGGAAACTGATGCAGACATCTTAATCTCTGCGTGTCCATTCTGTAAACGTAACATAGTTGAAGCCATAGAGCTGTCTAGAGCAGACATAAAGTTTCACGATATAACTGAAGTATTAGCTAAGGTCGTTTAG